Below is a genomic region from Streptomyces ferrugineus.
ACTGGTCGCGCACCGTGCCTCGCTACGCGGACGTGACGTCGGTGCCCGCCGTGCCGTAGACGCTCCTGGCGCGCCCGGCTTCAGCGCCACCCGCGAGGTGTCCATCCGTGTCCACTACCCAGCGAGGAGGCATTCTCCCACCTACCGTTCATGATTCACCCAATGGTGCCCAATCCGGCCTGCCCCCGCTCGACGAGGCGTACGCTCGGCTCCTCCGAGCCGAACGACAGAAGGCGGTACGGCAGATGGCGATGGAGCCGCGGCACCCGGTCACGCAGCAACGGACGTTGATCGAGCGCCGGCGGGAACTTCAGGCTCTCGACGCCGCGTTCAAGGAGCTGCGGGGCGCCACGGACGGTGTGCCGCGGGCGAGGCGCAGGGGGCTGCTCGCCTTCAGCGGACCGGCCGGACTGGGTAAGACGGCACTCATCACGCAGGCACGTGACCGGGCCGTGGCATCGGGACTCACCGTGCTGTCGGGCAGGGGCGGGGAGAAGGAGCAGGGGTCGGCGTTCCGTGTGGTGCGCCAGTTCATGCAGCCCTGGCTGGCGAGGATGGAGGGGGCGGAACTCCACGACTTCCTGGGCAGCTGGTACGACGTCATGGCCGCGGTACTCGGCCTCGAAGCGAGGGGTACCGCCCCCGCGCCGGACCCGACCGGGGTCCGCGAGGGACTCGACTGGGTCATGACCCGCCTCACCATCAAGAAGGCGCCCGTCGTCCTGCTCCTGGACGACCTGCACTGGGCGGACGCCGAATCCCTGAGCTGGCTCGACTCCTTCGCCTCACGGGTCGATGACCTTCCCCTGCTGATCGTGGTCGCCTACCGGCCCGACGAACTGCCCTCGGAAGCGGGCGAGCTGCGTACGCTCGTCGGGCATCACGGGGACGAGCGCCCCCACGACCTGGCACACCTCACCCCCGAAGGCGTCGCGCAGATCATCAGGGACCAGGTCGGTGAGGCGGCCGAGGACGTGTTCTGCAAGGAATGCTGGTCGGCCACCGGCGGGAGCCCCTTCGAAACGGTGGAGCTCGCCATCGGACTCGCGGAGCGCGGACTGAGCGGCAGCGAGGACGACGCGCCCGCGATGCGTGAACTCGCCGCGGCGATCAAGGGCCCGGGACTGATCGAGCGTCTGGAAGGGCTCGACACCGCGACCGTCCGCTTCGCGCACGCCGCCGCCGTGCTGGGCTCGCCCTTCTCACCCCAGCTCGCCGCGGCCATCGCGGTGCTGGGCGAGGAGACCGCCGCCGAGGCGGCCCAGAAGCTGCGTGCGGCCCGGATCCTCACCGACGGCCACGGCCCGGAGGGCGAGCTGGAGTTCGTTCACCCGCTGATCGCCACGACGATCTACCGGTCCATCCGCTCCGGCTTCCGGGCCGGTCTGCACAACGCGGCCGCGGAGGCCGTCCTGAACGCGGGGTACGGCCCCACCGCCGCCGCCCGACATCTGCTGGAGGTGTCCTGCGAGGGCAGGCCCGAGACGGTCGAGTGTCTGCGCGAGGCCGCTCGCGAATATCTGCGCGCCGGGGCGACCGAGGCCGCCCAGCGGCTGCTGACCCGTGCGCTGCAGGAGCCGCCGCTGCCCGAGGACCGTGCCGCGATCCTGCACGAACTCGCGGGTGCCACGTTCCTGATCGAGCCCACGGCCACGGTGCGCCATCTGCGCCAGGCGCTGGCGGAGCCCCATGTCGACCCCGATCTGCGCGCCTCCATCGTGTACCGGCTGACGACCGCGCTCGCCCACACCGATCGGATGGCCGAGGCCGCCACCGTGGCCGCCGAGGAGGCCCGGCAGGCGACGAACCCGCGCGTCAAACTGCGGATGCAGGCCGATCAGTTCGTCTGGAGCACGATGCGCGCCGACGACCCGGACTCGCCCGCCCGCTCCCGGACGCTGGCGCGGCTGGCCGAGCAGTTGCCCGGCCGCAGCCTGGAGGAGCGCTACATCCTGGGGCTGCGGGCCTGGGACGCCGTCCTGCGGGGCGAACCGCGGCAGACCGCCCTCACGTATGCGGAGAAGTCCCTGCACGGCGGCATGAGCTGGACCGATGAGAACCGGGGCTTCGAGGTGCCCCTTTCGGTCGCCCTGGTGTTCATGTACGGCGACCAGCCGCGACGGGCCGAGGAGTTGTTCGAGAAGGGGATCGCCGAGTGCGCCGGCAAGGGCTGGCACGGCTCCCACCTGGCCTTCGGCCAGACCATCGCCGGCTACGTCCGCTACCACCGCGGCTGTCTGGCCGAGGCCGAGGACCTGGTCCGCGAAGGCCTGCGCATCGCCGACAAGGTGGAAGGGGTCGTGGCCGCCCGGTGGTACGGCGTCAGCGTCCTGATCCAGACGCTGCTGGCCCGTGGGCGCGTCATCGAGGCCCGCGCGCTCGCCGACGACCACCACTTCGGTGAGATGGCTCCGAACGCCATCATCTATCCCGACCCGCGCACCGTGTACGCGGAACTGCTCCTGGCGGAGGGACGGCACGCGGAGGCGGCTGCGTTGCTGTCCGCGGTCGGGGACTGGCTGGACGGACGGGCCTGGCGCAACCCGGCCTGGTGCCCGTGGCAGCTACGGCTGGCGACCGCGCTCGTCCCCACCGCCCCGGACGCGGCGATCGCCCACGCCCAGGACGCCGTCCACCGCGCCCGGGACTTCGGTGCCGCCTCCGTCGTCGGCCAGGCCCTCCACACTCTCGCCGAGGTGACCGGCGGGCCGGCGGCGCTGGAGCTGTACGCGGAGG
It encodes:
- a CDS encoding ATP-binding protein, which gives rise to MAMEPRHPVTQQRTLIERRRELQALDAAFKELRGATDGVPRARRRGLLAFSGPAGLGKTALITQARDRAVASGLTVLSGRGGEKEQGSAFRVVRQFMQPWLARMEGAELHDFLGSWYDVMAAVLGLEARGTAPAPDPTGVREGLDWVMTRLTIKKAPVVLLLDDLHWADAESLSWLDSFASRVDDLPLLIVVAYRPDELPSEAGELRTLVGHHGDERPHDLAHLTPEGVAQIIRDQVGEAAEDVFCKECWSATGGSPFETVELAIGLAERGLSGSEDDAPAMRELAAAIKGPGLIERLEGLDTATVRFAHAAAVLGSPFSPQLAAAIAVLGEETAAEAAQKLRAARILTDGHGPEGELEFVHPLIATTIYRSIRSGFRAGLHNAAAEAVLNAGYGPTAAARHLLEVSCEGRPETVECLREAAREYLRAGATEAAQRLLTRALQEPPLPEDRAAILHELAGATFLIEPTATVRHLRQALAEPHVDPDLRASIVYRLTTALAHTDRMAEAATVAAEEARQATNPRVKLRMQADQFVWSTMRADDPDSPARSRTLARLAEQLPGRSLEERYILGLRAWDAVLRGEPRQTALTYAEKSLHGGMSWTDENRGFEVPLSVALVFMYGDQPRRAEELFEKGIAECAGKGWHGSHLAFGQTIAGYVRYHRGCLAEAEDLVREGLRIADKVEGVVAARWYGVSVLIQTLLARGRVIEARALADDHHFGEMAPNAIIYPDPRTVYAELLLAEGRHAEAAALLSAVGDWLDGRAWRNPAWCPWQLRLATALVPTAPDAAIAHAQDAVHRARDFGAASVVGQALHTLAEVTGGPAALELYAEAVDHLEQSPASYELARAQVGHGAALSRNGRLQEAADRLYQGLEGAVHCGAEALATRAREELSAAGLRPLPLRYVHADALTAQERRTAELTVEGKPVAVIAKELHLTEQGVRQLLSSVYRKIGTDAAGLARALEALPRVRP